Part of the Ignavibacterium album JCM 16511 genome, GAATCAATATGACCGGATAAATCATAATACTCGAGTTTAAAGATCGTGTTGTATTCCCATTCTTTGTTAAGCTCAATCGGATATTTTGAATAATTGGGGATGTTGCCGGAGTTGACAGATTTCTCACAAGCAGTGAAAAGAATTATTAAGGCGAGTGATGCAAATATTTTTGACATAAGTTTTCCTATTTTTGTGCGGAAATTTTATTGAGATTTACATTAAAAAAATAATCAAATAATTACTTGGTTTTTAACCAAAAAAAATGAAACGATTCGATAAACACATTTTCATTTGTGAAAACCAACGACCTGAAGGACATCCTCGTGGCTGCTGCAAAGATAAAGGCGGAAGTGATGTGAAAGAATTATTCAAGAAACGATTGAAAGAGCTTGGATTAAATTCATCTGTAAGAGCAAATACCGCCGGCTGTCTTGATGCGTGTGAATATGGTGTTACTGTGGTTGTTTATCCTGAGCAGGTTTGGTACGGCGGAGTTAAAATTGAAGATGTTGAAGAAATAATTCAAAGTCACATTCTAAATAACAAACCTGTTGAAAGGTTATTTATTAAAGATGCCAGATTCAACAAAGATGAGTAACGATAAAGAAAAAACGAGAGCAAAAAAAATTCTGGATATTCTGAAAGAAGAATATCCTGATGCGAAAATTGCTTTAAACTTTTCTAATCCGTTTCAGTTGCTTATTGCTACAATTTTATCAGCTCAGTGCACTGATCAGAGAGTAAACTTTGTCACAAAAGATTTATTCAAGAAATATAAATCACCCAAAGATTTGCTGAATGTCAGTGATGAAGAACTGGAAAGAGACATTTACTCAACAGGATTTTATAAACAAAAAGCAAAAAGCATCAAAGCTTGTTGTAAAGAATTAGTTGAAAAGTTTGATGGAAAAGTTCCTGCTGATTTCGATGAGCTTGTTAAACTTCCTGGCGTTGGAAGAAAAACTGCATCAGTAGTTGCAGGCAATGCATTCGGAATTCCTGCAATTGCCGTTGATACTCATGTAAAAAGATTATCAAATCTTTTAGGATTTGCGGATACGGATAATCCTGACAAAATAGAAATGCGGCTTAAGGAACTTCTGCCAAAAGATTACTGGATTTTATCTTCACATCTTTTAGCAACGCACGGAAGAAACATCTGCATTGCACGAAGACCAAAATGCGAGCAATGTGTAATTGCAAAATATTGTCCATCTAACAAACTTACATCAGGGAAAAAATAATATGGAAAATTATCTCAATCGTGATTATTGTTTATCTTTATTAAAAGAATATACACAAAGCGACAGCTTACTAAAGCACGCTTTTGCTGTTGAAAGTTGTGTTAAAGCTTATGCAAGGAAATTCGGTGAAGATGAAAATTTTTGGGGGAATGTAGCTCTACTTCACGATTTTGATTATGAAAAATACCCAACTGCAGAAGATCATCCATTCAAAGGTGCTGAGATTCTCAGAGCAAAAAATTTTCCCGAGGATTTTATTCAATCAATTCTTTCTCACGCTGATTATACCGGAGTAAAAAGAGAAACACTATTACAAAAAACTCTTTTTGCCTGCGATGAACTCGCTGGATTCCTGACAGCAGTTGCTTATGTAAGACCTTCCAAAAGTATTGATGAAGTTGAAGTGAAGTCGGTTAAAAAGAAAATGAAAGATAAAGCTTTCGCAAGAGCAGTCAGCAGAGAAGATATTCTTAAAGGTGCAGAGGAGTTAGGAATTGATTTAGATACTCATATTGCTTTTTGTATTGAAGCGATGAAACAAAATAAGGGATTACTTGGATTATGACCGTTGGGGAAATTGCTCCTGATTTTACACTGCCTGATCAATATGGTAATGATTATAATCTTTATAAAAATCTTTTACTGATATTTTATCCAAAAGATAACACACCGGTTTGTTCAACTCAGTTTAAAGATTATCAGATTAACATCGAGAAATTTGTTGAGTTTAACATCCAACCGGTTGCAATAAACATTGCAGATGTTGATTCTCACAAATCATTTTGTGAAGAATTAAATGTCAATTTTCCTGTACTGAGTGATAAAGAGAAAAAAGTAAGTGAACTCTACGATGCAATAAATTTTCTTGGTATGAACAAAAGGATGATAATATTAGTAGGAAAGAATAGAAAAATTAAAATGATTAAAAAGATGTTGCCAATAAACTACATTTCCACCGATGAACTGATAAAAGAAATTATTTCACTAAGAATAAACTAAAGACTTGACTTGTAAACAAATACTTCTATATTTTTCGAACAAAACAAGGAGAAACTTAGAGAGATTCTTGCTACTTAATAAATTCGAACTGATTTTAACATTTACCAATAAATAAAAGTATTAAGTATGAAAAGCAGAATCTCATATCTCCTTGCAGTTAGCTTATTCTGTTCTGTTTCTGCCTTCGCTCAAAGCGATATTAAAGTTATCAACTCTGACTTTAATTCCCTTACTTTAACTTTTATTCCGAAGTACACTGATACTTCATTTGTAAAAATTGGTTCTGAGACTTTTAGAAATATTACACTTCAATTCGGAAAGGTTTTGAATCCAGATGAGTTTGGTAAACCTTCAATCCAAAAAAGAATCATTCCCATTGGAATTCCGGATGAGTTTGGAAATACAGTTGAAGTTTTAAATTACTCTTACAAAGAGATTGATGGTTCGCTTCTTCCAATTCCTGAAATGGTTCCTGACTCAGTATCATATCATCTTGTCTATAACAGAGGCAACAATTATTACGACACAGAGCAAACTGAATTGGTTGCTTTTGGCGAATCAGGTTATGCGAGAGATAAACTTGTTCAGAATCTGATATTAAGTCCGGTTCAGTTCGATCCTATTCAGAATAATATCAGACTTTACAAAGAAATAACTTTCAGAATTAATTTTTCATCTTTACAAGTTACTTCCAAACCTGTGGATGATTTTCTTTCCGGCGCATTAATAAATTTCGATGTAGCGAGATACTGGAATAAATCAACTCAGAGAGCGAATAAAATAAATGTGACCAACAGTGTTCTTGCAAACGGAAAGTGGATAAGATTTGAAACTCCGGAAGAAGGCATTTATAAAATTACTCGTAATCAATTAAGCAGTTTTGGAATTGATCCGAATACAGTTGATCCGAGAACTATCAAAATTTACAATAATGGTGGTAAAGTACTTCCTGAATTACAAAGCGCTCCACGACCAAATGATTTAGTTGAAAACGCTATTCTGATTGTCGGTGAAGAGGATGGAAAGTTTGACGCTAATGATTACATACTTTTCTACGGAAGAGGCACAGACTTTTTTGATTATGATGTTGATGGTAAAACTATCAAAAGATTTAAACATCCTTACTCAAAGAGTAATTACTATTGGGTTACTTCAGGTGGTGCACAAGGAAAAAGGATGAATCGAAAATCATCACTAACTGATAATCCTGATTTCCAACAGAACACTACAGTTGCTTTTGCTTTTAAAGAAGATGATAAAATAAATCTTGGCAAAACCGGAAGACAATGGTTTGGTGATGATTTCAGTCAAACAATTTTGCAGAGAGTTTATATGAATAAACTTGATGCAAGAATTCCGACTGAACCTGTTAAGTATAATGTCAGGTTTATTGTCGGTTCATCCACCAATCTTACATTAACAGTTTCTGAAAATGGGAATCAGATTTATTCAGGTTTACTCTCAGGTTATGGAAATAACAAATATCAGGTTGGACGTGCACATCCATTGAGTTTCAATTACACAGGAAATATTCCCAATGATTTAAGCTCATTAACATTCAGAATAAATCCTGCCGCATCAACTTCAGTAGGTTATCTTGATTACTTTGAAATTGAGTACAAAAGAGAATTAAAAACATTTGATGACTTTCTTGTAATCTATTCTAATGAAGTCAACGGTATAATCGAATATCAGTTAAGCAACTTTTCTACTTCCAATATTTCAGTATTTGATGTGACAGATTATTCAAATGTTAAACTTGTTGACAATACAAATATTAGCGGTGGAAATTGCTCATTCAGAATAAATGAATCTGCTACTCAACGGTCAAAATACATTGCTCTGGAATCAGGAAAGTTTAAAACTCCAGGTAATCCAACTGAAATTTCAAACTCAAATTTGAGAGGAGAAATAACAGGTGCTGAGTTCATAATTATTTCACCTAAAGAATTTTTTGATGCTGCGAACCGTTTGAAAAACTATCGTGAAAGTCAGACTGTTCCGGCAATTTCCACCATAGTTGCTGAAGTTGATAAAATCTTTAATGAGTTTTCCGGTGGCGTACCTGATGTATCTGCCATCAGAGATTACATCAGGTATGCTTATGCAAATTGGCAGATAAAACCAAAATATGTTTTGCTTTTTGGTAAAGGAACTTATGATTATAAAAATATTGAAGGATTTGGTGATAATTTTGTTCCAACCTGGCAATCTGAAGAATCACTAATCCTGATTTATAATTCAGATTCATATACCACAGATGATTTTTTTGTAAGAGTTGTTGGTGATGATAGTGTTATTGATCTTTCAGTGGGAAGAATTCCTGCAAGAAGTTTGTCTGTAATGAACAGCTATATCGACAAAATAATTAAATATGAAAAACAGTCCGATAAAGGTCCCTGGCGTAATCTGATAACTTTGGTTTCTGATGATGGATGGACATCAAGCGGAGATGATACATCATTACATACCAGACCAAATGAGGAACTTTCAAAATTTTATTTTCCGCAGTCATTCGACTTTAATAAAATTTATCTTGCTGCTTATCCTCCTGTAATAACTTCCGGCGGAAGAAGAAAACCTGAAGTGAATGAAAAAATTATTAGCTCAATTAACGAAGGCACTATTTATCTTAACTATATAGGACACGGTAATCCTGAAGTTTGGACTCACGAAATTGTTTTTGAAAAAACCGTTAGCATTCCAAGATTAAAGAATGACAGATTATTTGTTCTCGGAACATTTACTTGTGATTTCGGTTATTTTGATATTCCGAATTATCAAAGCGGAGCCGAGCAACTTGTTCTTCTGAAAGAGTATGGAGCCATTGCAGCTTTTACATCTGCAAGATTGGTATTCGCTGGTGAGAATGAAGGCTTAAATAAAGACTTTATTAATCGAATGTTTAATTCTGCAAGAGACACATTAAACTTGCCGATAACATTGGGTCGGGGATTTTATCTCACGAAATTAACTAACACATCAATCAACGATCAGAAATATGTTTTGCTTGGTGACCCTACTTTAAGATTTAACATTCCGGTTCAGTTTTCATCAATAGATTCTGTTAATGGACAAATACTTACAAACGATGTTCAGATTAAAGCTTTGAGCAAAGTTAAAATTAATGGCAGAGTAGTAAACCCCGATAACACAACTAAAACAGATTTTAATGGCGAGGGAATTTTAACAGTGTTCGATTCGGAACGCGATGTCCCTTTGCCTGAAATTTCTCCCAATCCGAATAATCCATTCACAATGTCTGTGCAGAACTCAATTATCTTTCGTGGAAGAATAAGCATTACTAATGGAGAATTCTCAACAGAATTTTATGTTCCGAAAGATATTTCGTATGAAAACAAGAATGGTAAGATAAATCTCTACTTTTTCAATCAGGAAAGTGATGGAGTCGGTTTTACAAAGAAAATAATTGTTGGAGGAACAGACTCTACTGTTGTAAATGATGGCAAAGGTCCCGAAATAAATATCTATTTTGATAGTGAAAATTCTCAAAGTGCTTATCTTGTTGGTTCAAATCCATTACTTATTGTTAAGCTTACAGATGAAACAGGATTAAATACAACCGGCACTGGTGTTGGTCATAAGCTAGAAGGAATTCTAAACGAGCAGGCAAATAATCCGATTGACTTTACAAATTATTTCACAAGCGATTTGGATGCAGGTGGAAGATCGGGAAAAATCATTTATCAGTTTAGTGAACTAGATTATGGTGATTATTCAATTCAGATAAAAGCCTGGGATATTTTTAATAATTTTTCAATGGAAAAATCTTATTTTTCAGTTGTCGGTGATGAAGATTTAGTCGTTCGGGACATTTATAACTATCCTAATCCTTTTGGCGGAAAGACAACATTTACATTTCAGCAAAATCTTTCGGAACCAATTGATGTTAAAATAAGAATCTTTACAATTGCCGGAAGATTAATTAAAGAAATAGAAAAGCAATATGTAAATGATCGGTATGTTACAATTGATTGGGATGGCAGAGATGCTGATGGTAATGAATTAGCAAACGGCACTTATCTTTATAAACTTTTAGTAAAGACTTCTGATGGTAAGTTTAATAAATCTTATCTCGGAAAACTTGCAGTAGTAAGGTAGAAAAAAATTATTAGTGAAGTATTAAGGAAGTTTTTTATATTTAATCACTGGAGGAAAAATTGGTTTTAAATAAGTTCATTTCATTATTTGGAGGTAAAACAACGATGAAAATAATTCTAAGGATATTCTTGCTAAGCTTGGTTGCTGTTTTAGCAGGTAATGTATCCTATGCACAATCAACTCAAACAACAGCAGTTCCGTTTCTGCTCATTTCACCTGATGCAAGAGGCAGTGGAATCGGTGAATCAGGTGCAGGATTGGCTGACAATTCATCAGCAATATTCTGGAATCCTGCAGGTGCTGCATTCTTAACAGGAACTGAAGTCAGTTTAACTCATAGTAACTGGTTGCCTCAATTTAATCTCGATTTGTTTTATGATTATCTCACTTATCGTCAGTATTTTGAAGAACTGAGTGGTAATGTGAGTGCCAGTATTACTTACATGAACTACGGAGAGTTTGTAAGAACCGGTGAAACTGATCCAACTCCGCTTGGAACTTTCAGATCTTTTGAAACTGCTGTTACTCTTGGTTACGCAACAAAACTTCATTCTGATTGGGGTTTGGGATTTAACTTCAGAGTAATTCACAGCAGACTTTCGGATCAACCGACCGGCGAAGAGCAGGGCAAAGGTGTTGCTACCTCCGTGAGCTTTGACATTGGTGGAATGTGGAGACCTTCATCTTTAGTACTTCCGCTTATTGATGAAGATATTGGTAACAGATTTTCTATGGGAATAAATCTGAGCAATTTAGGTCCGAAGATTTCTTATATTGACAGAGCTCAGGCAGACCCTATTCCAACTAATTTCAGATTAGGTTTTGCTTACAAAATTCTCGATGATGAATTTAATTCATTGATTTACACACTCGATTTTCAGAAGCTGCTTGTAAGTAAATCAACGAAAGTTGTTCCTTCAGGTGATACAACCAAAACAGTTACGGAATCCGATGATTCGTATAAAGCTATCTTCACTGCCTGGGGCGATAAACCATTCAAGGAAGAATTAAGAGATGTAATTACATCAATGGGTCTTGAATATGTTTACGGAACTCCCGGAGATTTTCTTTTTGCACTCAGAACAGGCTTCTTCTATCAGGATCCGAACTACGGAAACAGAAAGTTTGTTACATTTGGCGCAGGAATTCGTTATGATATTTATGGATTCGATTTCAGTTATATAACAACTTCTGTTTTCAAAAATGGTGAGAATCATCCGCTTAACGATACTCTAAGATTCACTGTACTTATTGGCTGGGGAGCAGTGCCTGAATCAACACGCGGTTTACCAAGAGGAATTTAACTCAAATGAAAAAAGTAATCCTGTTATTGCTGTTTGTAACTTTGGGCAGTTTATCTGCCCAAAGTTTTAATGGGACTTTTAATGTTGCACCACTCGATAAACCAAGGATTTTACTCTCTGATACTCTCAGAATTCTTGGCATAATGGTTAACTTTCAGGAAGACAGAGACGCAGCGACTTTTGGAAACGGAAAGTTTGGGAGCATTTATTCTCAGAATTATGGAAGTACTATTCTTGACCCACTTCCTCACGACAGGAATTACTTTGAATCTCATCTTGAGTTTGTAAAAAATTATTTTAAAAAAGTTTCTGATAATAAACTCACAGTTGAATATTTTGTTCTTCCTGATACATTTTCTGTATCGCAAACGATGCGTAATTATTCTCCTGCACCAAAGTCAAATGATTTTACTCCTTTGGGAAATTTTTCACAGGAAGTCTGGTCAATTGCAAATCAGTTATATCCAACATTTGATTTTTCACAATATGATTTGTTTATAATTTTTCATGCAGGTGTAGGAAGAGATATAACTTTGCCTGGCAGTTTAGGAAATGAAAGAGATCTTCCATCAGTTTATTTAAGTGAGAATGCATTAAAAGAAATTTTCGGAAATAACTTTGAAGGTTTTCCGATTAATAACGGAAACTTCAAAATCACAAATTCAGCAATAATACCTGAAACCGAATCAAGAGAGTTAAGTACTTTATCTGGTACAGTACTTTTTGAAATTACAATAAATGGATTGCTTTGCGCTACTGTTGCAAGTCATTTGGGTTTACCTGATCTATTCGATACAGAAACCGGAATAAGTGCAATTGGTAGATTTGGATTGATGGATGGTCAGTCAATCTTCGCTTATAATGGTTGCTTTCCTCCAGAACCTTCTGCCTGGGAAAAAATTTATCTTGGTTGGGCAACTCCGGTTGAAATCGCTCCCGGAAATTATGATATAAATTTAGTTACAAAGTTTGCTTCACAGATATCTGATACAGTTATTCTGAAAGTTCCGATTAACGCTTCAGAATATTATCTGATTGAAAACAAGCAGCGCGATGCTTCTGCAGACGGCTCGACTGTCAAATATAAAATTGGTGAAAACACATTTGTGAAAAACTTTTCAAAAGACACAACGGGTTATCGGAGTTTTGATACTGATTCATTAGCCGGAGTTGTAATTGATGTTGATGAGTTTGACTGGGCATTACCCGGAAGCGGAATTTTAATCTGGCACATTGATGAGAATATTATAAATCAGAAAATTGCTCAGAATAAAATTAACACCGATAAAAATTTTCGCGGAGTTGATGTTGAAGAAGCTGATGGTGTTCAGGATATTGGTGAAAAGTTTTTTACTATTTTTGGTGATGAGGTTATCGGAGAAGGAACAGAACTTGATTTATGGTACAATGGCAATCCATCCAAACTTTATAAAAACAGATTTGATAAAAATTCCAGACCATCAACAAAATCAAATACAGGTGCCAACAGTTTAATTTCTATTTATGATTTTTCAGCCAATAGCAATAAGATGAGCTTTAAAATTGCTTATGGCGATTCAATCATTAAACCGATTTACTTTCTGCAGAACTTATCCAGCGAGCAATCAAAGTTCATAACATCTGTAAGTGATAATGATGATATTTTTGGTTTTGTCTTTGGAAAAGATTTATTTGTTTACAATGGAAATCTTCTGCTCGATAGCGTTTTAGCTTTTACTGATTTCAAACCGGTTAGTGTACAGTTTGGAGGAATAAAATATTTAATCGGAGTTACTTATAATCCTTTACTGATTGTTCCATCAAAAATTTCCTTGTGGTCTTTTGATGGTTCTAATTTCACGAGAGAAATTCTTGCGCTTCCGTTTGGAGTTACAACAGCGCCGATGGTACGCAGATCTGTTACAGAAACTTATGAAATATTATTCGGCACAGACGATGGCAAGGTTGTTATCTATGATTTGAATGCATTAGCAGCAGGTAATAACAATCCAAAAAATGAAATTTTGATTCGTGATAATACAACCATCACTAAAGTATCCTCATATCTTGGGAAAATAGTTGCGAGCGGAAATTTTGGCTCAACTGAAAATCTTTCCAGTTTGATTTATGTTGATAATAAAGTGATAAACTTTGACTTAACATTAATTTTAGATTTCGTTAACACTCTTGACTCACGAGGAAATCTGATTACATTGCTTCTTGCTAAACGAGCAAATGAATTTAAAATAATCGAAGTCAGCGACGGTGAAATAATTCATACATTTGACTTACCTTATTCGGCAGATTATTCCACCATTACTTTAGCTGATTTGAAAAATGATGGTGATAATTATCTGATAATTCCGGCAAAAGAAAAATTATTTGTCTATAACCTTCGCGGTGCAATTGCAGATAATTTTCCTTACTCACTTTCAGATGATGAATTTAATGGTTCTGTTTTAGCTGCTGATATTGAAGGCGATTCAAAATCAGAAATTATCGCTTTCACAAAAAAAGGAAACATCTATGCATTGAATGGTGGAAGCGGAAAAATAATTGATGGATTCCCAATCTCAATTGGGAAAAATAATAATTCTTATCCTGTTCTCTTTACATTTGATGGAAGCACCTGTCTTGGAGTTTTGGATAGCACAAATAATTTTTATGCCTGGAAAATATCTTCAATTCAATCACACATTGATTGGTCTGAACTATATGCTAACAGATTCAATTCTTCATTTCTAAAAAATGCAAACTCAATAAACAGAGTTGAAGATTTCTTCCCGAAGAACAGAGCATATAATTATCCGAATCCTGTTTATGAAGGTTCAACAGCTATCAGATATTATGTTTCAGAAAACTCCAGAATTAACATTAAAATTCTGGACCTTGCCGGCGAACTTGTTGCTGAACTGAATGACTTTGCTACAGGCGGATTTGATAATGAGACTATCTGGAATGTGAAAGATGTTCAAAGCGGAGTTTACTTTGCACGAATTGAAGCTACAAGCAACTCTGGTAAAACCGAAAATGTCACAATCAAAATTGCAGTTGTCAAGTAATCTTTAATTCTTTTTTCAAAAAAAATTTTTATGAGAATAATTTTCATCCTTGCTTTATTATTGATACCGAATTTTCTCTTTGCTCAGTTCACTGAATTTCATCCTGAATTAAACTGGTTTACAATCAAAGGCAAACATGTTCAGGTACATTATCACGAAGGTGCAGAAAGAACAGCTCAGGTGGTTGCTAAAATCGCTGACGAAGTTTGGGAGCCAATTTGTTCTTTATACGAGTATGAACCTGATGTTGTTCATTATGTGATTAAAGATATCGATGATTATTCTAACGGTGCTACTTATTTCTTCGATAATAAAATTGAAATCTGGACAAGTGCGTTGGACTTTGATTTGCGTGGTGCTCACAACTGGCTTCGGAATGTAATCTCTCACGAATTCACTCATATGGTTCAGATTCAGGCAGCGATGAAAAGCAAAAGAAGTCTGCCAGCAGTTTTTCTTCAGATACTTAGTTATGAAGATAAGAGAAGACCTGATATTCTTTATGGATTTCCGAATGTGTTAATATCTTATCCGTTTGCAATGATTAATATTCCTGCCTGGTTTGCAGAAGGTACTGCACAATATATGCGAAAAGAATTTGATTATGATAGATGGGATACTCATCGTGATATGATTTTAAGGTCTTATGCACTTGATGGAAACATGTTAACCTGGAATGAAATGGGTGTTTTCGGAAAAACAAGTTTGGGAAATGAATCAGTTTATAATTCCGGTTTTGCTTTTACAAGATACATTGCTCAGAAATACGGTGAATCTAAACTTAGAGAAGTTACAAAAGCACTTGGCAACTTCGGAACATTTACAATTGATGCTGCTTTCAGCAAAGTAATCGGAAAAGATGGAAATGAACTCTATAACGAATGGAAAGAATTTTTAGTTAATGATTATAAAAATCGCTCTTCAAAGGTAATTGAAAACAAAGTTGAAGGCGAGCAAATTGCTAAAGTAGGATTCGGAAATTTCTATCCGGTTTTTTCACCTGATGGGAAAAAGGTTTACTATATTTCAAATAAAACATCCGATTACTTTGGCCCGGCTGCAATTTTTGAATATGATCTTGAAACTAAAAAAGAAAAACCGATAGCAGGTGGCGTTCGTTCAACATTTTCTTTCATTCCGAATACAAATAAAATTATTTATTCTAAAATCAGTGATGATAATCCGAACTGGTATAATGTTCACGATCTTTATGTTTATGATATCGATAAAGAAAAAGAAACACGGTTGACATTCAATCTGAGGGCAAATCATCCTTCGGTTTCTAATGACGGGAAAAGTATAGTATTTATTTTTCAGAAAGACGGAACTACAAATCTTGGTAAAGTTGATATTGATGGAAAGAATTTTCAGCAGTTAACTTTTTATTCAAATGGCGAACAGGTCTACAATCCAAAATTTTCACCAGATGACTTAAAAATTATTTTTGATTATTCTTATCATCATACACGAGATATTGCAATTATTAATTCGAATGGTGGTAAAGTTGAATTCATACTTTCTACAGATAAAGATGAGCGAAATGCAAGATTCAAATCATCTGATGAAATTATTTATGCTTCGGATGAATCAGGAATTTTTAATCTTTATTCGTATAATCTTAACTCAGGAGAAAAGAAACAGCTCACAAATGTGTTGGGCGGGGCTTTTATGCCTTCAGTAAATTCCAAAGGCGATATTGTTTATGCTGGTTATACTTCATCAGGTTATAAAATATTTTTAATCAGTTCTGATGAACAGAAAAAAGTTAAAGAGGAAATGAATTATGTCTGGTTAAATAATCCGCCTCTTAACGAAGATAAACCAAATGGTGACATTACGAAATTCAACATAAATGGATTGAAAAATTTTAATGATTATGAAGTACCGGATTATGAAAAGAAGAGTTACACAGGTGTTTTTTCAAATCTTAGTTTCTTTCCCTTTCTGCGATATGATAATTACAATACAGGTAATAAGTTCTCTGAAAAACTGAAGCCGGGTTTATTAGTCTCATCGAATGATATACTTAACCGTTATGCCATTTTTGCCGGAGGTTCTATCAACACCAGACTTGAAAGAGATTTATTCTTAGTGTTTGATTATAAAAACAAACTTCCGCTTTTCACTTCA contains:
- a CDS encoding T9SS type A sorting domain-containing protein; the protein is MKKVILLLLFVTLGSLSAQSFNGTFNVAPLDKPRILLSDTLRILGIMVNFQEDRDAATFGNGKFGSIYSQNYGSTILDPLPHDRNYFESHLEFVKNYFKKVSDNKLTVEYFVLPDTFSVSQTMRNYSPAPKSNDFTPLGNFSQEVWSIANQLYPTFDFSQYDLFIIFHAGVGRDITLPGSLGNERDLPSVYLSENALKEIFGNNFEGFPINNGNFKITNSAIIPETESRELSTLSGTVLFEITINGLLCATVASHLGLPDLFDTETGISAIGRFGLMDGQSIFAYNGCFPPEPSAWEKIYLGWATPVEIAPGNYDINLVTKFASQISDTVILKVPINASEYYLIENKQRDASADGSTVKYKIGENTFVKNFSKDTTGYRSFDTDSLAGVVIDVDEFDWALPGSGILIWHIDENIINQKIAQNKINTDKNFRGVDVEEADGVQDIGEKFFTIFGDEVIGEGTELDLWYNGNPSKLYKNRFDKNSRPSTKSNTGANSLISIYDFSANSNKMSFKIAYGDSIIKPIYFLQNLSSEQSKFITSVSDNDDIFGFVFGKDLFVYNGNLLLDSVLAFTDFKPVSVQFGGIKYLIGVTYNPLLIVPSKISLWSFDGSNFTREILALPFGVTTAPMVRRSVTETYEILFGTDDGKVVIYDLNALAAGNNNPKNEILIRDNTTITKVSSYLGKIVASGNFGSTENLSSLIYVDNKVINFDLTLILDFVNTLDSRGNLITLLLAKRANEFKIIEVSDGEIIHTFDLPYSADYSTITLADLKNDGDNYLIIPAKEKLFVYNLRGAIADNFPYSLSDDEFNGSVLAADIEGDSKSEIIAFTKKGNIYALNGGSGKIIDGFPISIGKNNNSYPVLFTFDGSTCLGVLDSTNNFYAWKISSIQSHIDWSELYANRFNSSFLKNANSINRVEDFFPKNRAYNYPNPVYEGSTAIRYYVSENSRINIKILDLAGELVAELNDFATGGFDNETIWNVKDVQSGVYFARIEATSNSGKTENVTIKIAVVK
- a CDS encoding PD40 domain-containing protein — encoded protein: MRIIFILALLLIPNFLFAQFTEFHPELNWFTIKGKHVQVHYHEGAERTAQVVAKIADEVWEPICSLYEYEPDVVHYVIKDIDDYSNGATYFFDNKIEIWTSALDFDLRGAHNWLRNVISHEFTHMVQIQAAMKSKRSLPAVFLQILSYEDKRRPDILYGFPNVLISYPFAMINIPAWFAEGTAQYMRKEFDYDRWDTHRDMILRSYALDGNMLTWNEMGVFGKTSLGNESVYNSGFAFTRYIAQKYGESKLREVTKALGNFGTFTIDAAFSKVIGKDGNELYNEWKEFLVNDYKNRSSKVIENKVEGEQIAKVGFGNFYPVFSPDGKKVYYISNKTSDYFGPAAIFEYDLETKKEKPIAGGVRSTFSFIPNTNKIIYSKISDDNPNWYNVHDLYVYDIDKEKETRLTFNLRANHPSVSNDGKSIVFIFQKDGTTNLGKVDIDGKNFQQLTFYSNGEQVYNPKFSPDDLKIIFDYSYHHTRDIAIINSNGGKVEFILSTDKDERNARFKSSDEIIYASDESGIFNLYSYNLNSGEKKQLTNVLGGAFMPSVNSKGDIVYAGYTSSGYKIFLISSDEQKKVKEEMNYVWLNNPPLNEDKPNGDITKFNINGLKNFNDYEVPDYEKKSYTGVFSNLSFFPFLRYDNYNTGNKFSEKLKPGLLVSSNDILNRYAIFAGGSINTRLERDLFLVFDYKNKLPLFTSIGLRPELSVELYSISRKAGVDIFFGADTIGGVVNYDFIIPTDVTYDLFEADFIVRHRLFSRDQNLQLKFAFSTYTATLGSFILPDDNNTLYPSTKDNYFIGRNLEAKYTWLSIAPSKDDDINPVGMNIELTYNYEFNKFNSDGEYTIKDGFLEPLYRDFNFHKLELKTGLYLPVFNSHTFNTTLRLGSILGPTVPDFFDFYLGGLIGMKSYPFYSISGNEIAWLNFTYRFPLLRNIDTKIGHLYIDKIFFSVNADIGNAWNGKIPELDKFKKGVGAELRLQLNSYYLFPTSIFFHAAYALDDFTRIVNNQSIKYGKEWSFYGGILFGFEILNFGSNKKIR